A genomic window from Gemmatimonadetes bacterium SCN 70-22 includes:
- a CDS encoding riboflavin synthase subunit alpha — protein MFTGLVDDVGTITAVEENEAGREFRIACRYQDLVPGESIACQGACLTVRECGDGWFTVAAVVTTLGRTSIGDWGVGRRLNLERSLRAGDRLGGHMVQGHVDGVGEVVAAARQGDAWLIDIAVPPEIAELLVPHGSVCVDGVSLTVNSLPRQGVLQVSIVEYTLRHTTLGELTTGDRVHLEGDVVGKYVRSLVTPYLPGGPRR, from the coding sequence ATGTTCACCGGTCTCGTGGACGACGTGGGAACCATCACCGCGGTCGAGGAGAACGAGGCGGGGCGCGAGTTCCGAATCGCCTGTCGCTACCAGGACCTCGTTCCGGGCGAGAGCATTGCCTGCCAGGGGGCGTGCCTGACGGTTCGTGAATGCGGCGACGGCTGGTTCACGGTGGCCGCCGTGGTCACGACGCTGGGCCGCACGTCGATCGGCGATTGGGGGGTCGGACGCCGCCTCAACCTCGAGCGCTCGCTGCGCGCGGGCGACCGGCTGGGGGGGCACATGGTGCAGGGGCACGTGGATGGCGTCGGCGAGGTCGTCGCGGCGGCACGACAGGGCGACGCATGGCTCATCGACATCGCGGTCCCGCCCGAGATCGCGGAACTCCTCGTCCCGCACGGTTCGGTGTGCGTGGACGGGGTGAGCCTGACCGTGAACTCGCTCCCCCGTCAGGGGGTTCTTCAGGTGTCGATCGTCGAATACACGCTTCGCCACACGACGCTGGGCGAGCTGACCACCGGTGACCGGGTGCACCTGGAGGGGGACGTGGTGGGGAAGTACGTGCGATCGCTGGTCACCCCCTACCTCCCGGGCGGCCCGCGCCGGTAA
- a CDS encoding bifunctional 3,4-dihydroxy-2-butanone 4-phosphate synthase/GTP cyclohydrolase II, whose protein sequence is MAFGTVQQAIEDIRSGKFVVVADDEDRENEGDLVCAAEFVTPEMVNFMLRVKGMICVALPPERVAQLGLAMQARENTESMKTAFTVSIDGAPRYGVSTGISASDRATTIRIAADPTKGADDIRTPGHVHPLRGRHGGVLQRVGHTEAAIDLCRLAGVQPAGVICEILNDAGRTMKRDELDVFALEHGLTFITVADLVAHRLTNERLVHREAEARLPNDLGGDGWRIVGYRNDVDEREHVALVYGDLGNGEDVLVRMHSKCLTGDVFHSRRCDCGWQLHKAMEMIAAEGRGVVVYLDQEGRGIGLLNKLRAYELQDQGHDTVEANEKLGFKSDLRNYGVGAQILLDLGLKSIRVMTNNPTKLVGLKGYGLEIVDRVRIAAPSNEENASYLETKRTKMGHLLNT, encoded by the coding sequence ATGGCATTCGGAACTGTTCAGCAGGCAATCGAGGACATCCGCAGCGGCAAGTTCGTCGTGGTCGCGGACGATGAGGACCGTGAGAACGAGGGCGACCTCGTCTGCGCGGCGGAGTTCGTCACGCCCGAGATGGTCAACTTCATGCTGCGCGTGAAGGGGATGATCTGCGTCGCCCTCCCGCCGGAGCGCGTTGCCCAGCTCGGGCTCGCGATGCAGGCGCGCGAGAACACGGAGTCGATGAAGACCGCCTTCACCGTCTCCATCGACGGTGCCCCGCGCTACGGGGTGTCGACCGGTATCTCGGCATCCGATCGGGCGACGACGATCCGCATCGCGGCCGACCCGACCAAGGGAGCCGACGACATCCGCACGCCTGGACACGTGCACCCGCTGCGCGGGCGTCACGGCGGGGTGCTGCAACGGGTGGGGCACACCGAGGCGGCGATCGACCTCTGCCGCCTGGCGGGGGTGCAGCCGGCCGGCGTGATCTGCGAGATCCTGAACGACGCCGGGCGGACGATGAAGCGCGACGAGCTGGACGTCTTCGCGCTGGAGCACGGGTTGACGTTCATCACGGTCGCCGACCTGGTGGCCCACCGCCTCACGAACGAGCGGCTGGTGCATCGCGAGGCGGAGGCCCGGCTCCCGAACGACCTGGGGGGCGACGGGTGGCGCATCGTGGGCTACCGCAACGACGTCGACGAGCGCGAGCACGTGGCGTTGGTGTACGGCGACCTGGGGAACGGCGAGGACGTCCTCGTGCGCATGCACTCGAAGTGCCTGACGGGCGACGTCTTCCACTCGCGGCGGTGCGACTGCGGCTGGCAGCTGCACAAGGCGATGGAGATGATCGCGGCCGAGGGGCGCGGCGTGGTCGTGTACCTGGACCAGGAGGGGCGTGGCATCGGGCTCCTCAACAAGCTCCGGGCCTACGAGCTGCAGGACCAGGGGCACGACACGGTCGAGGCGAACGAGAAGCTCGGCTTCAAGTCCGACCTCAGGAACTACGGCGTCGGGGCGCAGATCCTCCTCGACCTCGGGCTCAAGTCGATCCGTGTCATGACGAACAATCCCACGAAGCTGGTGGGGCTCAAGGGATACGGCCTCGAGATCGTCGACCGCGTGCGCATCGCCGCCCCGAGCAACGAGGAGAACGCGTCGTACCTCGAGACGAAGCGGACCAAGATGGGACACCTGCTCAACACCTGA
- a CDS encoding 6,7-dimethyl-8-ribityllumazine synthase, translating to MPEYTGSPHGAGRRIAIVVARFNETITQRLLDGALDALTRHGVAFDDVDVLWVPGAWEVPFAARRALGSDRYDALVALGAVIRGDTPHFDFVAGECARGLSQACADLDFPIAFGVLTCDTMEQAEARAGGAHGNKGWDAALAALEMADLFGRLDAADEA from the coding sequence ATGCCCGAATACACCGGCTCGCCCCATGGGGCAGGGCGCCGCATCGCGATCGTCGTCGCGCGCTTCAACGAGACCATCACCCAGCGGCTCCTCGACGGGGCGCTCGATGCGCTCACCCGCCATGGCGTGGCGTTCGACGATGTCGACGTGCTCTGGGTCCCGGGGGCGTGGGAGGTCCCCTTCGCGGCGCGCCGTGCGCTGGGGAGCGACCGCTACGACGCGCTCGTCGCCCTGGGCGCGGTGATCCGCGGCGACACCCCGCACTTCGACTTCGTGGCCGGCGAGTGCGCCCGTGGCCTGTCGCAGGCGTGCGCCGACCTGGACTTCCCGATCGCCTTTGGCGTCCTGACGTGCGACACGATGGAGCAGGCGGAGGCGCGGGCCGGCGGCGCCCACGGCAACAAGGGGTGGGACGCGGCGCTTGCCGCACTCGAGATGGCGGACCTGTTCGGACGACTCGATGCCGCTGACGAAGCGTGA
- a CDS encoding transcription antitermination factor NusB produces MQAMYAWDVAHAGSIAGVTQRVWDDMALGAAERAFAEPLIRTIELHGDDIDAQLADLTTNWRLERIGAIERAVLRVGAAELMWGGSERREYTPPRVAMQEAVLLAERFGSPESARFVNGVLDALARKLGRI; encoded by the coding sequence GTGCAGGCCATGTACGCCTGGGACGTGGCCCACGCCGGCTCGATTGCCGGGGTCACCCAGCGCGTCTGGGACGACATGGCGTTAGGCGCGGCGGAGCGGGCCTTCGCCGAGCCGCTCATCCGGACGATCGAGCTCCACGGCGACGACATCGACGCGCAGCTGGCCGACCTCACCACCAACTGGCGCCTCGAGCGCATCGGCGCCATCGAGCGTGCAGTGCTGCGCGTGGGGGCGGCCGAGCTCATGTGGGGCGGGAGCGAACGCCGCGAGTACACCCCGCCGCGCGTGGCCATGCAGGAGGCGGTCCTCCTCGCCGAGCGCTTCGGGAGCCCGGAGAGCGCGCGGTTCGTCAACGGCGTCCTCGACGCGCTGGCGCGGAAGCTCGGGAGGATCTAG
- a CDS encoding HPr(Ser) kinase/phosphatase: MNRTVTVGRLFERLKDALQLEQLGGSFGHERDVPNPDLSSPGLAIAGFVARFMHERPQVFGETEMTYLNSLAEGDRRRQLELFFSFSIPCVFVTKGLELAAPMLDIAIATGVPVFRSSLKTNEFYRRAKPLVEDMFAPTATLHGSLADVYGVGVLFTGASGIGKSECVLDLVERGHRLVADDVVVARRRGNDILIGSGHHLQRHFMEIRGVGLIDVPSIFGIRSVRQQKRIEVVVQLMEWTEDAVVERTGLEGELTSILGVELPLITVYLNPGKNITVIAEVIAMNHLLRYAGVHPAETFNQRLMGHMQQKAADVRRYLIQDDE; the protein is encoded by the coding sequence GTGAACCGGACCGTCACCGTCGGGCGCCTCTTCGAACGCCTCAAGGACGCGCTGCAGCTGGAGCAGCTCGGCGGCTCCTTCGGGCACGAACGCGATGTTCCCAATCCGGACCTGTCGAGTCCGGGGCTGGCCATCGCGGGCTTCGTCGCGCGCTTCATGCACGAGCGGCCGCAGGTCTTCGGCGAGACCGAGATGACGTATCTCAACTCGCTCGCCGAGGGCGACCGCCGTCGACAGCTGGAGCTCTTCTTTTCCTTCTCGATTCCCTGCGTCTTCGTGACCAAGGGGCTGGAACTGGCGGCGCCGATGCTCGACATCGCCATCGCGACCGGCGTTCCCGTCTTCCGTTCCTCGCTCAAGACCAACGAGTTCTATCGTCGCGCCAAGCCGCTGGTGGAGGACATGTTCGCCCCGACGGCGACCCTGCACGGGTCGCTGGCCGACGTGTACGGCGTGGGGGTCCTCTTCACGGGGGCGAGCGGGATCGGGAAGTCGGAATGCGTCCTCGACCTCGTGGAGCGCGGGCACCGCCTGGTGGCCGACGACGTGGTGGTGGCGCGGCGGCGCGGCAACGACATCCTCATCGGGAGCGGGCACCACCTGCAGCGGCATTTCATGGAGATCCGCGGCGTCGGGCTCATCGACGTCCCGTCGATCTTCGGGATCCGCTCCGTGCGCCAGCAGAAGCGCATCGAGGTGGTGGTGCAGCTGATGGAATGGACCGAGGATGCCGTGGTGGAGCGCACGGGGCTCGAGGGCGAGCTGACCAGCATCCTCGGGGTCGAGCTCCCGCTGATCACCGTGTACCTGAATCCGGGCAAGAACATCACCGTCATCGCCGAGGTGATCGCCATGAACCACCTGTTGCGCTACGCGGGGGTCCACCCGGCGGAGACGTTCAACCAGCGCCTGATGGGCCACATGCAGCAGAAGGCGGCCGACGTGCGGCGCTACCTCATCCAGGACGATGAGTAG
- a CDS encoding PTS sugar transporter subunit IIA, whose translation MVERSVEVVNKNGIHARPAAEIVKTAGKFRSHITLAREELEVNGKSIMGVMMLAAECGSQVQLRAEGPDAQEAVEALASLISSKFGER comes from the coding sequence ATGGTCGAACGTTCCGTCGAGGTCGTCAACAAGAACGGCATCCACGCGCGCCCCGCCGCCGAGATCGTGAAGACGGCGGGGAAGTTCAGGAGCCACATCACCCTGGCCCGGGAAGAGCTCGAGGTGAATGGCAAGAGCATCATGGGGGTGATGATGCTGGCCGCCGAGTGCGGCTCGCAGGTGCAACTGCGCGCCGAGGGCCCCGATGCGCAGGAGGCGGTCGAGGCGCTCGCCTCCCTCATCTCCAGCAAGTTCGGCGAGCGCTGA
- a CDS encoding phosphoenolpyruvate--protein phosphotransferase, with protein MDRAIVGISASPGIVLGPVHLLRWEVPDVPHRIIPDEDVEREIARYLDAIARAKVRLQSVRERAERHAGPEEAAIFEVQIAILGDAELHVRVESYVRQNLCAEKAFDLVLLEWRQQFAKAPSPLMRERVSDLTDVHIRVLSVLLGLPDHDPVDVPKGANAILVTHDLTPSLTVQLDREAIAGIATDSGTRTSHVAILARSLGLPAVVGLREATTRLKGDEYVVLDGSSGILVVNPSAAEIDTFRNRAVAEALTEAELMKAADQEAITTDGVRITIRANVDLPDEAEQAAHSGADGVGLMRTEFLVVGRATMPDEEEQYRAYRRVVEAFGGRPVVIRTFDVGGDKLPVGGFPTEPNPFLGWRAIRMCLDEPEIFKVQLRALLRAALHGDVRIMLPLIISVDEVREARRLLAECAQELEARGCPFQRAVPLGIMVETPAAVVGADAYVEDVAFFSIGTNDLVQYTLAVDRGNANLAGRFTPLHPSVLRLIRRTVDVGEQHGLDVSVCGEMASQPLMAFALIGLGLRSLSVNPRSVPLVKRIVRGLSTSFAAEAAGAAMQARTAVEAERQLKYRLLAAFGDAPFLRDGVL; from the coding sequence ATGGATCGCGCCATCGTCGGCATCTCCGCCTCCCCGGGCATCGTCCTCGGCCCCGTCCACCTGCTGCGGTGGGAGGTGCCGGACGTCCCGCACCGGATCATTCCCGACGAGGACGTCGAGCGCGAGATCGCCCGCTACCTCGACGCCATCGCCCGCGCCAAGGTGCGCCTCCAGTCGGTGCGCGAGCGCGCGGAGCGGCATGCCGGTCCCGAGGAAGCGGCGATCTTCGAGGTCCAGATCGCCATCCTGGGCGACGCGGAGCTGCACGTGCGCGTCGAGTCGTACGTCCGGCAGAACCTCTGCGCCGAGAAGGCGTTCGACCTGGTCCTCCTCGAGTGGCGCCAGCAGTTCGCGAAGGCGCCCAGCCCCCTCATGCGCGAGCGCGTCAGCGACCTCACCGACGTGCACATCCGCGTCCTCTCGGTCCTCCTCGGGCTGCCCGATCACGACCCGGTGGACGTTCCCAAGGGGGCCAACGCGATCCTGGTGACGCACGACCTGACGCCGAGCCTCACGGTGCAGCTCGATCGCGAGGCCATCGCCGGGATCGCCACCGACTCGGGGACGCGGACCTCCCACGTCGCGATCCTCGCCCGCTCGTTAGGCCTCCCGGCGGTGGTCGGGCTCCGCGAGGCCACCACGCGCCTCAAGGGCGACGAGTACGTGGTGCTCGATGGCTCCAGCGGCATCCTCGTGGTCAACCCGAGCGCCGCCGAGATCGACACCTTCCGCAACCGGGCGGTGGCCGAGGCGCTGACCGAGGCCGAGCTGATGAAGGCCGCCGACCAGGAGGCGATCACCACCGACGGCGTCCGCATCACCATCCGCGCCAACGTCGACCTCCCCGACGAGGCAGAGCAGGCGGCGCACTCCGGGGCCGACGGGGTCGGCTTGATGCGCACCGAGTTCCTCGTCGTCGGGCGCGCCACCATGCCCGACGAGGAGGAACAGTACCGCGCCTACCGTCGTGTCGTCGAGGCCTTCGGCGGGCGCCCGGTCGTCATTCGCACCTTCGACGTCGGCGGCGACAAGCTCCCCGTGGGCGGCTTCCCCACCGAGCCCAACCCCTTCCTCGGATGGCGGGCCATCCGCATGTGCCTCGACGAGCCCGAGATCTTCAAGGTGCAGCTGCGCGCCCTCCTGCGCGCCGCCCTCCACGGCGACGTGCGCATCATGCTCCCCCTCATCATCTCGGTCGACGAGGTGCGCGAGGCGCGCCGCCTCCTCGCCGAGTGTGCGCAGGAGCTGGAGGCCCGGGGGTGCCCGTTCCAGCGGGCCGTCCCCCTCGGCATCATGGTCGAGACGCCGGCCGCGGTCGTCGGAGCCGATGCCTATGTCGAGGACGTCGCGTTCTTCTCCATCGGCACCAACGACCTGGTGCAGTACACCCTCGCCGTCGATCGCGGCAACGCCAACCTCGCCGGCCGCTTCACCCCGTTGCATCCGTCGGTCCTGCGCCTCATTCGGCGCACGGTGGACGTGGGGGAGCAGCACGGGCTCGACGTCTCGGTGTGCGGCGAGATGGCCTCGCAACCCCTGATGGCCTTCGCCCTCATCGGCCTCGGGCTCCGCTCCCTGAGCGTGAACCCGCGCAGCGTCCCCCTCGTCAAGCGCATCGTCCGCGGCCTGAGCACCTCCTTTGCCGCCGAAGCCGCGGGTGCCGCCATGCAGGCGCGCACCGCCGTCGAGGCGGAGCGACAGCTCAAGTACCGTCTGCTCGCCGCCTTCGGCGACGCCCCGTTCCTGCGCGACGGCGTGCTGTAG
- a CDS encoding methionine adenosyltransferase yields the protein MAERHLFTSESVTEGHPDKVADAISDAVLDELLRSDPHSRVACETMVTTGLATIFGEVTTTAWVDLRDIVRQTIKRIGYTEAGIGFDADSCGVLNAIGRQSRDIAQGVDTGGAGDQGMMFGYACDETEELMPLPITLAHRLTKALSERRKDGTLPWLRPDGKSQVTVLYEDGQPIEVETVVISTQHADAVSNRKIHDGVTKEIIEAAIPVELRARRMRKFINPTGRFVIGGPQGDAGLTGRKIIVDTYGGMGRHGGGAFSGKDPSKVDRSAAYAARWVAKNIVAARLARRVEVQFAYAIGVAEPVSIMVDTFGTGVVTDARITEAVRKVFRLTPRDIIRALDLRKPIYTPTSAYGHFGRKPEKLGRGKHAATLFSWERLDKVAELKRAVRE from the coding sequence GTGGCCGAACGTCACCTCTTCACGTCCGAATCCGTCACCGAAGGGCATCCCGACAAGGTGGCGGACGCCATCTCCGACGCGGTGCTCGACGAGCTCCTGCGGAGTGACCCGCATTCCCGGGTCGCCTGTGAGACGATGGTGACGACGGGGCTGGCGACCATCTTCGGCGAGGTCACGACGACGGCGTGGGTCGACCTGCGCGACATCGTCCGCCAGACCATCAAGCGCATCGGCTACACCGAGGCGGGGATCGGATTCGACGCCGACTCGTGCGGCGTCCTCAACGCCATCGGCCGGCAGTCGCGCGACATCGCGCAGGGCGTCGACACGGGCGGCGCCGGCGACCAGGGAATGATGTTCGGCTACGCGTGCGACGAGACCGAGGAGCTCATGCCGCTCCCCATTACGCTCGCGCACCGCCTGACCAAGGCGCTCTCCGAGCGTCGCAAGGACGGCACCCTCCCGTGGCTCCGCCCCGACGGCAAGTCGCAGGTGACGGTCCTGTACGAGGACGGGCAGCCCATCGAGGTCGAGACCGTCGTCATCTCCACCCAGCACGCCGACGCGGTCTCCAACCGGAAGATCCACGACGGCGTGACGAAGGAGATCATCGAGGCCGCCATCCCGGTCGAGCTGCGTGCGCGGCGCATGCGGAAGTTCATCAACCCCACGGGACGCTTCGTCATCGGCGGCCCGCAGGGCGACGCCGGGCTCACGGGTCGCAAGATCATCGTCGATACGTACGGCGGGATGGGGCGCCATGGCGGCGGCGCCTTCAGCGGCAAGGACCCGTCCAAGGTCGATCGCTCCGCCGCCTACGCGGCGCGCTGGGTCGCCAAGAACATCGTCGCCGCGCGGCTGGCCCGGCGTGTCGAAGTGCAGTTCGCGTACGCCATCGGCGTCGCCGAGCCGGTCTCGATCATGGTGGACACCTTCGGGACCGGGGTCGTGACCGACGCCCGCATCACCGAGGCGGTCCGCAAGGTCTTCCGGCTCACCCCGCGCGACATCATCCGCGCGCTCGACCTGCGCAAGCCGATCTACACGCCCACCTCGGCGTACGGGCACTTCGGGCGCAAGCCGGAGAAGCTCGGGCGCGGCAAGCACGCCGCCACGCTGTTCAGCTGGGAGCGCCTGGACAAGGTTGCGGAGCTGAAGCGCGCGGTGCGAGAGTAG